The Salvelinus namaycush isolate Seneca chromosome 13, SaNama_1.0, whole genome shotgun sequence genome includes a region encoding these proteins:
- the LOC120058324 gene encoding ELL-associated factor 2-like → MNAITYSNFDNQEHVLKLGETFEKQPKGAYHTVRYDFKPASIDTACVGELEVGKGEQVTITLPNLEGSTAPVTVFKGSKRPYMKECILIVNHDTGEYRLEKLNSNIAVKKTRAEGSSKIQSRIEQQTSRLSQQMKTSGNGSSSKTPAGSKSSPPKENMSPASPMDDIERELMAEARVMDQMSSGDSSSDSHSSSSSSSGDSSSGSDSEDESRHPPPPRPPGGPPTGPPPHQGMPVLTTVTTTTSPPSPTRSGGHLLSTLKNDLQLSESGSESDDD, encoded by the exons ATGAATGCAATAACATACTCAAACTTTGATAATCAAGAACATGTTTTGAAATTAGGCGAAACATTTGAGAAACAACCCAAAGGCGCTTACCACACGGTGAGAT ATGACTTTAAACCAGCCTCCATTGACACCGCCTGTGTGGGGGAGCTGGAGGTGGGAAAAGGAGAACAAGTTACTATCACACTGCCCAATCTGGAG GGATCCACTGCCCCTGTAACAGTCTTCAAAGGATCCAAGAGGCCTTATATGAAGGAATGTATTCTCATCGTAAACCACGATACTGGAGAGTACCGTCTGGAGAAACTCAACAGCAACATTGCTGTCAAGAAGACCAG GGCTGAAGGCAGCAGTAAGATCCAGTCTCGTATAGAGCAGCAGACCAGTCGTCTGAGCCAGCAGATGAAGACTAGTGGTAATGGCAGCAGCAGCAAGACCCCAGCAGGCTCCAAGAGTTCTCCTCCCAAAGAGAATATGTCCCCTGCCTCCCCCATGGATGACATTGAGAGAG aGCTAATGGCAGAGGCGCGGGTCATGGACCAGATGAGTAGTGGGGACTCGTCCTCAGACTCCCACAGCTCCTCATCCTCCAGTAGTGGGGACAGTTCCAGCGGTAGTGACTCTGAGGATGAGTCCcggcatccccccccccccagacccccTGGGGGTCCCCCCACAGGGCCACCACCCCACCAGGGCATGCCTGTCCTCACCactgtcaccaccaccacctccccacCATCACCAACTCGCAGTGGAGGACACCTATTGAGCACATTAA AGAATGACCTGCAATTAAGTGAGTCTGGCAGTGAAAGTGACGATGACTGA